A region from the Cannabis sativa cultivar Pink pepper isolate KNU-18-1 chromosome 9, ASM2916894v1, whole genome shotgun sequence genome encodes:
- the LOC133030939 gene encoding uncharacterized protein LOC133030939 — MYCICIYYYLLLCHSSHRFLFFLRPMGKRKKTSSNSESLPQAKNNIFPCEHSMAPLLRRDLFPCILETDGIYLYQDSTNDYIVPDGDLPLCYRYSKNDLAVEYRSRSGVIQGWKGWISSVATRFSTPLSSAKILSPMLASSDLEIYRVKSSLDQLVSYWSKATHTFIVNWGEFTITLEDVYALLLLPICGTTSLVSPLSNDEQSLLSSLTLAVEDLKKRYMKKKQYDLLDWVRYFHQEDSQDLVELASCIALWLSRYIFPSKTSRRTVQSAMFPLACRLAYGKHFPLGAAYLGTLYHNLDSIITDANSYSENKEVISSIDACFLQMFIWERFPKLAPIRKSLQPGEPRPWAWVSSKCWKTLCNVTKDVSNFTFRPYLTNNCTYFTLDMYPGSIIPLTDEVRSSFTTSAGEAGFWFVVCLPRSLLCLRDDPKSLSWSFVSYRPDRVARQFGFDQHVPHDRKIGDLEKAKQSCLLGSFQLSKQSHDTFRLPDKDREGGVSVKFANIWLRHHYTGLISQGETCDREKDVGPSSGISSLAHLLLIMLNL; from the coding sequence ATGTATTGCATATGCATATATTATTATCTCCTGCTTTGTCATTCTTCTCAtagatttcttttttttttaagacccatgggtaaaagaaagaagacCTCTTCAAATTCAGAATCCCTTCCTCAAGCAAAGAACAATATATTTCCATGCGAGCATAGTATGGCTCCACTTCTCCGCCGTGATTTGTTCCCTTGCATCTTGGAAACAGATGGGATCTATCTTTATCAAGATTCAACGAACGATTATATAGTTCCTGATGGGGATCTCCCGTTGTGCTATCGTTATTCAAAAAATGATTTGGCTGTTGAATATCGTTCTCGTTCGGGTGTAATACAAGGTTGGAAAGGGTGGATTTCTTCTGTCGCTACACGTTTCTCAACTCCTTTATCTTCAGCTAAGATCTTATCTCCTATGCTTGCTTCTTCTGATCTTGAGATATATCGTGTAAAATCAAGTTTAGATCAATTAGTGTCATATTGGAGTAAGGCAACCCACACTTTTATTGTAAATTGGGGAGAGTTTACTATAACTTTGGAGGATGTTTATGCATTACTTCTTTTGCCGATTTGTGGTACAACTTCATTGGTATCTCCTTTATCAAATGATGAACAATCTCTGTTATCATCCTTAACCCTAGCCGTAGAGGATTTAAAGAAAAGGTATATGAAAAAGAAACAGTACGACTTGCTTGATTGGGTGAGATATTTTCACCAAGAAGATAGTCAAGATTTGGTAGAATTAGCATCTTGTATTGCTTTATGGTTGAGTAGATATATTTTCCCCTCGAAAACTTCTAGAAGAACAGTTCAAAGCGCCATGTTTCCGTTGGCCTGCAGACTCGCTTACGGGAAGCACTTTCCTCTAGGAGCTGCGTATCTTGGAACTTTGTATCATAACCTCGATTCCATCATTACTGATGCCAATTCTTATAGTGAAAATAAGGAGGTGATAAGTTCAATAGATGCATGTTTCCTCCAGATGTTCATTTGGGAGCGTTTTCCAAAACTTGCACCTATCCGCAAGTCACTGCAACCTGGAGAACCTCGTCCTTGGGCATGGGTAAGTTCGAAGTGTTGGAAAACCTTGTGTAATGTTACAAAGGATGTTTCGAATTTTACATTTCGCCCTTACCTTACCAATAATTGCACCTATTTTACCCTCGATATGTACCCAGGAAGTATAATACCATTGACAGATGAGGTCCGTTCTTCTTTCACTACTTCTGCTGGTGAAGCAGGATTTTGGTTTGTTGTCTGCCTTCCCCGATCACTGTTATGTCTTCGAGATGATCCGAAATCTTTATCTTGGTCATTTGTTTCATATCGCCCTGATCGTGTGGCTAGACAATTTGGGTTTGATCAACATGTTCCTCATGATCGGAAGATAGGGGATTTAGAAAAAGCAAAACAGTCATGTTTGTTGGGTTCCTTCCAACTCTCAAAGCAATCTCACGACACATTTCGACTACCCGATAAAGACAGAGAAGGTGGAGTTTCTGTTAAATTTGCTAACATATGGTTGCGACATCATTATACTGGATTAATCAGTCAAGGTGAGACTTGTGACCGAGAGAAAGACGTGGGTCCATCATCAGGTATCTCCTCGCTCGCTCATCTTCTCTTAATAATGCTAAATCTTTGA
- the LOC115723100 gene encoding probable aspartic proteinase GIP2, whose protein sequence is MTLSKGSKPNFLFFSTVLFFVSNILNSSNAQNNINGDAFHIAISVDPKTHQYHGSFQSGTPSHNVNPLIDLGGNFLSLPCNTSSSTLRSVPCKSTKCQNLKGVCDPKGACTLSSGTLSDDIVTIHKTDGTMVYADTNSTRLDISCLNSNSRNNNGILGLGRTSNTLTNRLSSTFNIIPKFTLCLPSSNDNGFGDLFIGPGPYMFAGGVDGSSLLQFTGLVLSPTSNEYFVDVKSVKIDKRVVHFDSQTVIIGSTKLSTTVPYGILHSSVYKAVVGAFLKSTAARNITRAAAVKPFGACFSAKGVHWTKLGPRVPLIALELSGRMGKLSWNINGANSMVRVDKNTLCLGFVDGGVKATTSIVLGGHQLKDNFLEFDLSRSVLGFSSSLQPGTCSNLRNF, encoded by the coding sequence ATGACCTTATCTAAAGGTTCAAAACCCAACTTCTTATTCTTCTCCACCGTTCTCTTCTTCGTCTCTAATATTCTAAACTCATCAAATGCACAAAACAACATTAATGGCGATGCATTCCACATTGCCATCTCAGTAGATCCAAAAACCCACCAATACCACGGTTCCTTCCAATCAGGAACTCCTTCACACAATGTGAACCCCCTAATCGATCTCGGAGGCAACTTCTTATCGTTGCCCTGCAACACCTCCTCATCCACGCTCCGCTCTGTCCCATGCAAATCCACAAAGTGTCAAAACTTAAAGGGTGTCTGTGACCCCAAAGGGGCTTGTACTTTGTCGTCCGGTACTCTAAGCGACGACATTGTTACCATTCACAAAACAGATGGCACCATGGTTTACGCCGATACAAACTCTACCCGCTTGGATATTTCTTGCCTAAACTCAAACTCTAGAAATAATAATGGAATACTTGGCCTTGGAAGAACGTCAAACACGTTGACTAATCGGCTTTCCTCAACATTCAATATCATCCCCAAATTCACTCTATGCTTACCTTCTTCCAATGACAATGGATTCGGAGACCTCTTCATCGGACCCGGGCCCTACATGTTCGCTGGTGGTGTTGATGGATCCAGTTTGCTCCAATTTACAGGACTCGTTCTGTCGCCCACGTCCAACGAGTACTTTGTTGATGTGAAATCAGTTAAGATAGACAAAAGGGTCGTTCATTTCGATTCACAGACGGTAATAATTGGCTCGACTAAGCTCTCTACCACAGTTCCTTACGGCATTCTTCACAGCTCAGTCTACAAGGCTGTGGTTGGCGCTTTCCTAAAGAGCACCGCGGCGAGAAATATCACTAGAGCGGCGGCCGTGAAGCCGTTTGGCGCGTGTTTTAGCGCCAAGGGTGTTCATTGGACTAAGTTGGGACCAAGGGTGCCGTTGATCGCTCTGGAATTATCGGGGAGAATGGGAAAGCTGAGTTGGAATATCAATGGTGCCAATTCGATGGTGAGAGTTGACAAGAATACGTTGTGTTTGGGGTTTGTAGATGGTGGAGTAAAGGCAACAACTTCAATAGTCTTAGGGGGGCATCAGTTGAAGGACAACTTTTTGGAGTTTGATCTCTCAAGATCGGTTCTTGGGTTCAGTTCTTCACTTCAGCCTGGAACTTGTTCAAACttaagaaatttttaa